In a genomic window of Corynebacterium lizhenjunii:
- a CDS encoding DNA primase family protein: MSDNVSFSAEVFELPTVEQRVIAGDVDTTGGEVELPGPGKPYEVAKHVMSNLYSGPSGRAQLLYWRGNWWEYTGVCWEQFAEQGKDADLPIQSDLYPLFASAVYRKVSKDVDTLVPWDPTSAKVGDVIRSLKARANKVLDDKASAPAYIGGTPGLPGDAGEYVALRNGLFRLSTRELVDHTPALFTTYSLPFDYDPGARCDEWLAFIYDTFAHDRKGAELLQEFMGYVIAGRTDLHKALLMVGPTRAGKGVILRVMTELVGQANTGSTSLDGLGTDPGQAALIGKPLATVGDAREPSRSNGRKATEFILNVVGGDSVSIQRKYQPNWTGKLPTRFVIASNELPRFVDAAGAVANRFMAVRLVKSHLGKEDPGLEGRLLAELPGIFNWALQGLDRLNETGRFTVPDTMADMVDGLEGLASPAKRFLQDMLEVTGNPNDIVPRSAVHRAWKTWHDDNGTRAASAEQMVNQLSAVDSRVECKQLPVPGAVPPPGGGRVKRDRYLVGVKLVTSNIF; this comes from the coding sequence ATGAGTGATAACGTGTCGTTTTCTGCTGAAGTGTTCGAGCTGCCTACCGTGGAACAGCGCGTAATAGCCGGTGATGTCGATACCACCGGTGGGGAAGTTGAGCTACCGGGCCCGGGTAAGCCCTATGAGGTAGCTAAGCACGTGATGAGCAACCTTTATTCGGGCCCTAGCGGGCGGGCGCAGTTGCTTTATTGGCGCGGGAACTGGTGGGAATACACCGGTGTGTGTTGGGAACAGTTCGCAGAGCAAGGCAAAGACGCAGACCTACCAATACAGTCTGACTTGTACCCCTTGTTTGCCAGCGCGGTATACCGCAAGGTGAGTAAAGACGTGGATACGCTCGTGCCGTGGGACCCCACTAGCGCAAAGGTTGGCGACGTTATCCGCTCGCTTAAGGCACGCGCGAACAAGGTGCTCGATGATAAGGCCAGCGCCCCGGCCTACATTGGGGGCACACCGGGCTTACCGGGCGATGCAGGGGAGTATGTGGCCCTACGCAATGGACTTTTCCGTCTTAGCACGCGGGAATTGGTGGACCATACCCCGGCCTTGTTCACCACCTATTCCCTGCCGTTCGACTACGACCCCGGCGCGCGCTGTGATGAGTGGCTGGCCTTTATCTATGACACGTTTGCTCATGACCGCAAAGGCGCGGAGCTGTTGCAGGAATTTATGGGGTATGTCATTGCAGGACGTACAGACTTGCATAAGGCCCTATTGATGGTTGGGCCTACTCGCGCGGGTAAGGGCGTCATCTTGCGAGTCATGACAGAGCTGGTAGGGCAGGCCAATACGGGGTCTACCTCGCTAGACGGGTTGGGCACAGACCCAGGCCAGGCGGCACTTATCGGCAAGCCATTAGCTACGGTAGGCGATGCTCGCGAGCCGTCGCGAAGCAACGGGCGCAAAGCAACCGAGTTCATTCTGAACGTGGTCGGAGGAGACAGCGTGTCTATTCAGCGCAAGTACCAACCAAATTGGACAGGCAAGCTACCTACTCGCTTTGTCATCGCCTCTAACGAGCTCCCGCGTTTCGTGGACGCCGCCGGTGCTGTGGCTAACCGCTTTATGGCCGTGCGATTGGTAAAAAGTCATCTAGGCAAAGAAGATCCCGGGCTAGAGGGCCGTCTACTGGCGGAACTACCGGGCATATTCAATTGGGCCTTGCAGGGGTTGGACCGGCTAAACGAGACGGGCCGGTTTACCGTGCCGGATACGATGGCGGACATGGTAGACGGGTTAGAGGGCCTGGCATCACCTGCTAAACGATTCCTACAGGACATGTTAGAGGTCACGGGCAACCCAAACGATATTGTGCCGCGCAGTGCTGTACACCGCGCATGGAAGACATGGCATGACGATAATGGCACCCGCGCGGCAAGCGCTGAGCAGATGGTTAATCAATTGAGCGCAGTTGATAGCCGGGTTGAGTGTAAGCAGTTACCCGTGCCCGGTGCGGTGCCCCCGCCTGGTGGCGGGCGCGTGAAGCGGGATCGCTATCTAGTGGGAGTGAAGCTAGTCACTAGCAACATTTTCTAA
- a CDS encoding bifunctional DNA primase/polymerase has product MAGTTLAEMRMEAALDYATRGLAVGPLRGKRPLVDGGYKAFSSDVDTVRRWWQRYPGANIGARPGRGIVVLDIDIRNGGHETWQLITASFAVPETMAFMTGSGGWHLWFTVPYLAPLRSELVHRGSGIDIKHGGAGYVVMAPSVHPETGGLYVPHTWTDIAPLPKGLLQHVFKPLPRPTTPGRVVVHADDAGAGLVRFVAELADGNRNNGLYWAARRALDSGLDIEAQLSDAARAVGLADAEIIRTLASARTAARGTLVGGAA; this is encoded by the coding sequence ATGGCAGGCACCACGCTAGCCGAAATGCGCATGGAAGCGGCCCTAGACTACGCCACCCGTGGCCTTGCAGTAGGTCCCCTGCGTGGCAAAAGGCCCCTCGTTGATGGTGGCTACAAGGCGTTTAGCAGCGACGTGGACACCGTGCGCAGGTGGTGGCAACGCTACCCAGGGGCTAACATTGGCGCCCGCCCGGGGCGCGGCATTGTGGTGCTAGATATTGATATTCGCAACGGTGGGCATGAGACATGGCAGCTTATTACCGCGAGCTTTGCCGTGCCTGAAACCATGGCGTTTATGACCGGCTCCGGTGGGTGGCATCTATGGTTTACCGTGCCCTATCTCGCGCCCCTGCGTAGTGAGCTCGTGCACCGTGGCTCCGGTATTGACATTAAGCACGGCGGGGCCGGGTACGTAGTTATGGCCCCGTCCGTCCACCCTGAAACCGGCGGGCTGTATGTACCCCATACATGGACCGATATAGCCCCCCTGCCAAAGGGGCTACTACAGCACGTGTTTAAGCCCCTACCGCGCCCTACCACCCCCGGGCGGGTTGTTGTCCATGCCGATGATGCCGGGGCCGGGCTCGTTCGCTTTGTTGCAGAGCTCGCGGACGGCAACCGCAACAACGGGTTGTATTGGGCGGCGCGCCGGGCGTTAGACAGCGGGCTAGACATTGAGGCGCAATTGTCCGATGCCGCCCGTGCGGTAGGTCTAGCTGATGCGGAAATTATCCGCACCCTTGCAAGCGCTCGTACCGCTGCACGTGGGACCCTCGTAGGGGGTGCGGCATGA
- a CDS encoding helix-turn-helix domain-containing protein produces MQDRYLSLKEAAEYSALSVRTLRRHIAEGRLVAYRAGRTIRLKPEDVDALFTPTNAWSGGVA; encoded by the coding sequence ATGCAAGACAGGTATTTGAGTTTGAAAGAAGCAGCGGAATACTCCGCGCTAAGCGTGCGCACCTTGCGACGCCATATTGCAGAGGGCCGTCTAGTGGCCTACCGCGCCGGGCGAACGATTCGCCTAAAGCCTGAAGATGTAGACGCACTATTTACCCCCACGAACGCCTGGTCCGGGGGTGTTGCGTAA
- a CDS encoding tyrosine-type recombinase/integrase: MRYPKCCSLTHNSVSTIQGSRPTRTLRLLTVTASGHMVMDTSYRSVLSRAKERAGVHPGINPHTGRNWLITRLAEQGAHLKEIGKLLGQDDMETIYEVYMKVRAGRTDELMDRVSQSLGG; the protein is encoded by the coding sequence ATGCGCTATCCTAAATGCTGTAGCTTAACCCATAATTCCGTGTCCACAATCCAGGGGTCGCGCCCAACGCGTACCCTCCGGTTATTAACGGTTACCGCTAGCGGTCACATGGTGATGGATACAAGCTATCGCAGTGTGCTTAGCCGGGCGAAAGAGCGCGCCGGGGTGCACCCTGGGATTAACCCACACACGGGGCGTAACTGGTTGATTACACGGCTTGCGGAGCAGGGGGCGCACTTAAAAGAGATTGGGAAGCTGTTAGGCCAGGATGATATGGAAACAATTTATGAGGTGTATATGAAGGTGCGCGCGGGGCGTACAGATGAGCTTATGGATAGGGTGAGTCAGTCGTTAGGGGGGTAG
- a CDS encoding IS3 family transposase (programmed frameshift), which yields MPRKTYSEQFKRDAVAVYENSMEGSFNSIAADLGINRNSLANWVDKYGTGKRARRSREQARARQVGDAERIRQLEKKLAIVEEERDILRRATLYFGQGDELVIRFKFIDDHTHRYSVKRMCQVLDVHRSSYYAWKKAKPKRLARRSADEALGRQIREVFDEEKGLYGAKRIAAELSERDDSSPVNHKRVARVMKKLGLYGFSKKRRVKTTVSASSRRVFPDLVKRRFRADETNRLLVGDITYLPIQGGTNLYLATVIDCYSRRLVGFSIADHMRSELAIDALEEALRQRGSLAGAIFHSDHGSVYTSKEFQQSCRDLGVIQSMGAVGTSADNALAESFNATLKREVLRNRRCFASVDQARRQVFAWCVRYNTKRRHSWCKYMSPIQFEAATCAILNAVA from the exons ATGCCCCGTAAGACGTATTCTGAGCAGTTCAAGCGCGATGCTGTCGCGGTCTACGAGAACTCTATGGAAGGCTCCTTCAATTCCATTGCTGCAGATCTTGGTATTAACCGAAATTCCCTAGCGAACTGGGTCGACAAGTACGGCACCGGCAAGCGCGCTCGTCGTAGCCGTGAGCAGGCCCGTGCCCGGCAGGTTGGTGATGCTGAACGGATCCGGCAGCTTGAAAAGAAGCTGGCCATCGTCGAAGAAGAACGCGATATCTTGCGCAGGGCCACCTTATATTTCG GCCAAGGAGATGAACTCGTAATCCGCTTCAAGTTCATCGATGACCATACCCACCGGTATTCGGTAAAGCGGATGTGTCAGGTGCTCGACGTACACCGGTCGTCGTATTACGCATGGAAGAAGGCCAAGCCGAAGCGTCTGGCTCGCAGGAGTGCTGATGAAGCACTTGGCAGGCAAATCCGTGAGGTCTTTGATGAGGAAAAAGGCCTCTACGGAGCCAAACGAATTGCAGCTGAGCTCTCCGAGCGCGACGACAGTAGCCCAGTCAACCACAAGCGCGTGGCCCGGGTGATGAAGAAATTAGGCCTGTACGGGTTTAGTAAGAAGCGCCGTGTGAAAACCACGGTGTCCGCTTCTTCCCGCCGGGTATTCCCGGACCTGGTCAAAAGGCGTTTCCGTGCTGATGAGACTAATCGTTTGCTTGTTGGCGATATCACTTACCTGCCTATCCAAGGAGGAACAAATCTGTATCTCGCGACCGTCATCGACTGCTATTCACGCAGGCTGGTCGGGTTTTCTATTGCTGATCACATGCGTAGCGAGTTGGCCATCGATGCCCTGGAGGAAGCACTCAGGCAGCGCGGAAGCCTTGCTGGGGCGATCTTCCACAGTGACCACGGCAGTGTCTATACCTCGAAAGAGTTTCAACAAAGCTGCCGCGACCTGGGAGTTATCCAGTCCATGGGTGCGGTGGGAACGAGTGCCGATAATGCTCTAGCGGAGTCGTTTAACGCCACCCTCAAGCGTGAAGTACTGCGTAATCGACGATGCTTCGCCTCAGTCGACCAGGCCCGCAGGCAAGTCTTTGCCTGGTGCGTCAGATACAACACCAAGCGACGACACTCCTGGTGCAAATACATGTCCCCCATACAATTCGAAGCAGCTACATGCGCTATCCTAAATGCTGTAGCTTAA